TCGCCAGCATCTAAGAAAATCAGTGCCAATCTTTAGTTGACCCGTCTCGGGCTGACGAATCAGGCGCTGAGATGATATGTTGGAAAGCTTACCTATCTTGTAAGGAGAGGACTTATGGAAAGAAAAGCAGGAGCAGTTTGGAAGGGCGGACTCAAGGACGGAAAAGGAATCCTGACCACCGCCAGCGGAGTATTGACGGCCACACCCTACTCGTTCAGCACGCGTTTTGAAGATGGAAAAGGGACCAACCCGGAAGAGCTGATCGCCGCGGCCCATGCCGGATGTTTTTCCATGGCCCTCTCCGCGCAGCTGGGCAATGCCGGCATCACCGCGGAGAGCATCAGCACCGAAGCCACGCTTACGCTGCAGAAGCTGGAATCAGGCTTTACCATCACCAAAGTTCATCTTGATGTCACGGCCAAAATCCCCGGCGTAGATAAAGCCGCCTTTGAGAAGGCCGCCCAGGACGCCAAGAGCGGATGCCCGGTTTCGAAAGTGTTGAAAGCGGAGATCACGATGGATGCGAAGCTGATTTAGAAGCAGTTCTCGGTTCTCAGTGGTCAGTTCGCGTGGATGAGGGTCTGATGAACCTGCGTCCCCTTCCGCTTCCTGCGGAATCCAACAAGCGCCAAACGCCTCGAGTTGGTGTAGGATGGGCGGGATGCAAGAGTCTGATCCTCGTTCTGGTAAGCGCAGTGAGACGCGGCTCCCGGAAACACTCAAGGCGGCCAAGCCCGCCGTCAATCCAGGCCAGTATTGTCCTAATTGCGGAGCGAAGCTGCATGATTCACGCTGCAAGCTGGCCTGCAAGACATGCGGATTTTATTTGAGCTGCTCTGATTTTTATTGATGAGCGGCCAGGGAATTCCTGGTCGTTGATCTGCGATTTTTCTATAAAAGCGCTGCGCGATACTACTCACTATGCATGCGCAATAATTCACGGATTTCGCGGTTGATGCGGGCGGCGTCGCGAGCTGCCTGGTCAATGAGGGACAGCCACTTTTTATTGTTTTCATCAAGATTAGCCTGGCCGAGCAGGTAGGAGGCCTGCATGACGGTCTCCATGGAGTTGCTCAGGTCATGCGCCAGCTTGCGGAGCTGTTGGCTCAATTCGGCAGGCATTTTTTTGCCGACGACGGAAAGAACCTCTTTTGTCTCTTGAACATCTTTTTTTTCTTCTTTCTCCTCGGGAGGAGCGGAAGACTTCGTCTTCGGTTGTGGCGGCATGAGGGAGTCCCTTCCGTTCTAAAGACAGTTTACATCTGACACAGGGCTGGGTCACTGCAGAATTAGAGCTAAGCTCCGATGTAAGAGCTGTTTTGGCCGCATGGCCACAACCTGCTGCAACTTTCGTAATCCCGACCCTTGTGCCCGGTCCGAGCCCGCGTACTATTTCTTGGTGGCTTTGCCCTCCATGAGGGTTGCCCATTCCCCAGTTTCAGACGCCATCTCGTATTTGAAGGTGTAAGAAGTTGGGGAGACTATTTTCATAGTGAACCGGCCCTTTATTTCCTTGCCTCCTATCTTGTCATTGCTCATCCAGGTCCAGGTATCGCCTTCGACTGTGCCCGTGGAGTGATCGGCTTCTCCCATGCTGTTATAGGCATTGTAGGTGTAAACCTTGTCATCGGTTTTGTAGCCCATTACTGCGAGCTCCTTCCCCGGTCCCATGGGGCTGTTAAAATCAGAGTGTATGAGCAAGAAGAAATTACCCGGCATCCATTCGGTGCGGTCGATGCCGGTGAATTTACCACCCGGGCCATAAGGGCTTGGCTTCATATCAGCTTCGGTGGCCCAAGTGCCCACAAAATAATCGAACCGCTTGAGCTCGGGACCGGGTTTGGGTGCTTGTGGCGGGGCCTGTGCGAAGACCGCAACAGACAAAAACAAAATCGTAATGAGAATTGTAGCCAGGCTTCGTTTCATAGATTCTTCCTCCTTCGAAAGTCGAGACAACAAATCTTAGGTTTGCGGGGAAGAGAAGTCAATCGGGCCGCTGACTTTCGAGTCGCAGTTTAAGGCGCTAAGGGATTCCATCCATCTTCTCCGGCGAGAAATTGTTTTGTGTGCCACTTCTCTGCCTCTTGAGTGCTGAGCTGATGCGAGTAGGGTTCACGGGCCTGAGCATTGGATCCGGGACCGGTTGAGTTGTATTCGCCGTAAAACGCGGTGGGAAGACTGGGCTTGCCGAAGCGCACCCACTCCGTCCATCCGGCGGGAATCACCGGAGCATCAATTTGGGCGTTCAGATACACGACGGTCGCATAAGGACGCCACGGCCGGCCCAGCGCGATCGTGGCAGCACGCGGCGCGGCGGTCAGGTGGCACTTATTGAAAACGTATCCGCTGCTCGACTGCTCGGCAGTGTGCCGGTCTTGCGCGGTGAACATCACGTTGCCAGTGGGGATGCCATGCAGTTCGCAATGATCGAAGACGGCCATGCTGTCGCCGAAGATGAAATCCACACCACCCTCTATATAAGAGTTGGCGAAGTACTGGCGGGTGGGCAGGCATGGACCGTAATCTCCATAGCAGTAGCGGCTGGCGGCGAAGAGCGTATCCTGCGCGCCGAGTATGCGCAAATTCTTAAATATGCCCCGGTCGGCGGTAACCGCCAGCGCTACGGCTTGTCCTTTATCCACGCCAAAGTCATTGGCGATAGTGAGATGATCGAGCGTGACATCATCGGCTTCGACAAACACTGTAGCAGTATTAAAAGTTCCGCCGGCTGTCGAGGCGCCATTGTTATAGATGATGGTGGTCTGCGCGGGATCAGACGCCGCTCCATGCAAATGCACATGCGGCTTGCGGATGGTGACGACCTCGCGATAGGTGCCGGGCTTGACCAGAACGTCGCCGCCGGTCGAGGCGAGCGCGTCTATCGCCTTTTGGATGGAGGTAAAGCCGGCGCCATCTTCATTATTCTGGGCAACGATCACCGACTTCTTTTTGCCCGGAGATTCGATCGACCCGAGGCCAACGAGCACCTCCGGTTTCAGTGCAAAGGGGAATCCCACCGCATCAGGAGATTCGATTGACGTGAGATCAACGAGCACCTCCCATTTCGGCGCAGCGGAGAATGCTGCTGCATCACAGGTTGCGCCAGGCGATGACTTCAAGCCATCACCGTTAAGCCCACCTATGCCCGCGACCACGGCATCGCGAAAATCAATGTCTTTGACGGCACCCTTGACGCCGGATAAGGACGAGACCATCTGGCCATCTGACTGTTGCACACCGAAAGGCTCAGCCACGTTGCGCATGCAAATTTTATTGAAGTGGATATCGTGCGCCGCGCCGCCTTCGCCGCCCTTCAAATTAAAGTGAATGCCGGTGCGGGCACCTTCGATGGAGGCATTGTCGAGCGTTACTCCATGCACGTCGCCAAAGACGTCGTCACCGATGGAAACGCCGCCCGAGCCGAACAGATGCACATCATGCATATCAACCTGCGAGCTGGCCCCAAGAATGCTCGCCTTGATGACCAGTCCTTCGGCCGGCACGCGAATCCATGTATTGGTAACGCGCGCATCGAGCGCATTGCTGAGAAGCAATCCGGCTGAGGCCGCGGAATCTTCCGGCGAATC
The Terriglobales bacterium DNA segment above includes these coding regions:
- a CDS encoding OsmC family protein; translation: MERKAGAVWKGGLKDGKGILTTASGVLTATPYSFSTRFEDGKGTNPEELIAAAHAGCFSMALSAQLGNAGITAESISTEATLTLQKLESGFTITKVHLDVTAKIPGVDKAAFEKAAQDAKSGCPVSKVLKAEITMDAKLI
- a CDS encoding DUF1579 family protein, with translation MKRSLATILITILFLSVAVFAQAPPQAPKPGPELKRFDYFVGTWATEADMKPSPYGPGGKFTGIDRTEWMPGNFFLLIHSDFNSPMGPGKELAVMGYKTDDKVYTYNAYNSMGEADHSTGTVEGDTWTWMSNDKIGGKEIKGRFTMKIVSPTSYTFKYEMASETGEWATLMEGKATKK
- a CDS encoding pectinesterase family protein, with the protein product MRIKKTAALRLSCVAIAVLVAVLVAFIVFIGGVGTRVCAAEPTPDVEKMPVKACAALTANRTRPGAGRLDASQLDTARIQSALNLCSPGKAVVLFADGAKTAFESAPLILPRGVTLFVAEGATLYASRNPRDYDLPPAKCGEPLTRSDSNVPACKPFIFAYQAAFSGVAGSGVIDGQGDAALDGTAMDGRKSWWELVRLAKKSRKAVPVPDLVSSYESQGFRMIDITLRNAAGMHAAIFKTTALVVAGLKVDSPEDSAASAGLLLSNALDARVTNTWIRVPAEGLVIKASILGASSQVDMHDVHLFGSGGVSIGDDVFGDVHGVTLDNASIEGARTGIHFNLKGGEGGAAHDIHFNKICMRNVAEPFGVQQSDGQMVSSLSGVKGAVKDIDFRDAVVAGIGGLNGDGLKSSPGATCDAAAFSAAPKWEVLVDLTSIESPDAVGFPFALKPEVLVGLGSIESPGKKKSVIVAQNNEDGAGFTSIQKAIDALASTGGDVLVKPGTYREVVTIRKPHVHLHGAASDPAQTTIIYNNGASTAGGTFNTATVFVEADDVTLDHLTIANDFGVDKGQAVALAVTADRGIFKNLRILGAQDTLFAASRYCYGDYGPCLPTRQYFANSYIEGGVDFIFGDSMAVFDHCELHGIPTGNVMFTAQDRHTAEQSSSGYVFNKCHLTAAPRAATIALGRPWRPYATVVYLNAQIDAPVIPAGWTEWVRFGKPSLPTAFYGEYNSTGPGSNAQAREPYSHQLSTQEAEKWHTKQFLAGEDGWNPLAP